Proteins from one Prosthecobacter sp. genomic window:
- a CDS encoding ThuA domain-containing protein: MRPTLLFLLSLTCLLASSIRAEDVKPLKVLMVCGGCCHDYENQKLILSEGISARANVEFTIVHEEARVKDDRTHQISIYKEAGWAKKYDVVVHNECFGAVTDVAFVDGIAKAHFEGVPAVMLHCSTHSYRAAKTDEWRKCLGQTSMSHEKNRDLKVRNVAEEHPIMKAFPKEWLDPKDELYKNEKLWENFKPLATAFGEDTQKDHHCIWTNQYGAGRVFGTTLGHNNSTMQDPVYLDLVARGLLWACDKLDENGKPLPGYESKQK; the protein is encoded by the coding sequence ATGCGCCCAACTCTGCTCTTCCTTCTCTCCCTCACCTGCCTGCTTGCCTCCAGCATCCGGGCCGAAGATGTGAAACCACTCAAAGTCCTCATGGTCTGCGGCGGCTGCTGTCATGATTACGAAAACCAGAAGCTGATCCTCAGCGAGGGCATCAGCGCGCGGGCGAATGTCGAGTTCACCATCGTGCATGAGGAGGCGCGGGTGAAGGATGACCGCACGCATCAGATCAGCATCTACAAGGAAGCAGGCTGGGCGAAAAAATATGACGTGGTCGTTCACAACGAATGCTTCGGAGCGGTGACGGACGTGGCGTTTGTCGATGGCATCGCCAAAGCGCATTTCGAAGGCGTGCCCGCCGTGATGCTGCACTGCTCCACGCACAGTTACCGTGCCGCGAAGACCGACGAGTGGCGCAAATGCCTGGGCCAGACCTCGATGAGCCACGAAAAGAACCGCGATCTCAAAGTGCGGAACGTGGCCGAGGAGCACCCGATCATGAAGGCTTTTCCCAAAGAGTGGCTCGACCCCAAGGACGAGCTCTACAAGAACGAGAAGCTGTGGGAGAACTTCAAGCCGCTGGCCACCGCCTTCGGCGAGGACACGCAAAAGGACCATCACTGCATCTGGACGAACCAATACGGTGCAGGCCGCGTGTTCGGCACCACGCTCGGTCACAACAACAGCACGATGCAGGATCCGGTTTACCTCGATCTCGTCGCACGCGGCCTGCTTTGGGCCTGCGACAAGCTCGACGAAAACGGCAAGCCGCTGCCGGGCTACGAGTCGAAGCAGAAGTAA
- a CDS encoding D-2-hydroxyacid dehydrogenase, whose amino-acid sequence MKIVLLDAHTANPGDLSWQPLEAIALCDVYPRTPLDETVARCAGAEIVITNKAPLTREIIAALPELKYIGVTATGFNVVDVVAAKERGIVVTNVPGYSTPAVAQHVIALMLELTNHVGHAAKSVEQGGWVKCPDFCYWDHPIIELAGRTLGIIGYGEIGGAVARIGVAFGMKVLASKRTWKEAPPAGVEAAEIDDIFRQSDVISLHCPLTDATKHLVGERTLGLMKRETFVINTGRGPLVDEAALAQALNEGRIAGAGLDVLSVEPAKADNPLLSTKNCLITPHVAWASRESRARLIDITAANLRAYLAGKPVNVVNP is encoded by the coding sequence ATGAAAATCGTTCTTCTCGACGCCCACACCGCGAATCCAGGTGACCTTTCCTGGCAACCGCTCGAAGCCATCGCTCTCTGCGACGTCTATCCGCGCACGCCTCTGGATGAAACCGTGGCCCGCTGTGCCGGGGCGGAAATTGTGATCACGAACAAGGCCCCTCTGACGCGTGAAATCATCGCAGCGCTGCCAGAATTGAAATACATCGGTGTCACGGCCACGGGCTTTAATGTGGTCGATGTCGTGGCCGCGAAGGAACGCGGCATCGTGGTGACGAATGTGCCGGGCTACAGCACACCGGCGGTCGCGCAGCATGTGATCGCTTTGATGCTGGAACTGACGAATCATGTCGGCCATGCGGCGAAGAGTGTGGAGCAGGGTGGCTGGGTGAAATGCCCGGATTTTTGCTACTGGGACCATCCGATCATCGAACTAGCCGGACGCACGCTGGGAATCATCGGTTATGGCGAAATTGGCGGTGCGGTGGCGAGGATCGGCGTGGCTTTTGGCATGAAGGTGCTCGCTTCCAAGCGCACCTGGAAAGAAGCACCGCCCGCAGGCGTCGAAGCCGCTGAGATCGACGATATTTTCCGCCAGTCAGACGTGATCAGCCTGCACTGCCCGCTGACCGATGCCACGAAGCATCTCGTCGGCGAGCGCACGCTCGGATTGATGAAGCGCGAGACATTCGTGATCAACACCGGCCGTGGTCCGCTCGTGGATGAAGCCGCTTTGGCCCAGGCATTGAACGAAGGCCGCATCGCCGGTGCCGGACTCGACGTGCTGTCGGTGGAGCCTGCGAAAGCGGACAATCCGCTGCTCAGCACGAAAAACTGCCTCATTACCCCGCACGTCGCCTGGGCCAGCCGCGAATCACGCGCCCGCCTCATCGACATCACCGCCGCGAACTTGAGGGCGTACCTGGCGGGGAAGCCGGTGAATGTGGTGAATCCTTGA
- the leuB gene encoding 3-isopropylmalate dehydrogenase encodes MSRTFKLAVLPGDGIGPEVMAEALKVLDAVAARSSLTFEYNHQLVGGAAIDAVGKALPAETVAACEASDAILFGSVGGPKWEKLPPNEQPERGALLPLRKHFGLFANLRPGICHPALTSSSPIRPDLVQGGFDVLCVRELTGGMYFGQPKSRTVLPDGDIEVIDTMVYKKSEIVRIAHVAFKAAQLRRKHVTSVDKANVLTNSVLWRETMVEVAKEYPDVTLAHLYVDNAAMQLIKAPRSFDVLVTENLFGDILSDEMAMICGSLGMLASASLGKPKGDGLYFGLFEPSGGTAPDIAGMGIANPIAQILSVALLLRFSLGLEKEALQIETAVKKVIDAGLRTGDIFSGAPGTKKVNTKEIGEAIIAAL; translated from the coding sequence ATGTCACGCACGTTCAAACTCGCAGTCCTCCCCGGAGACGGCATCGGCCCTGAAGTCATGGCCGAGGCGCTCAAAGTCCTCGACGCCGTCGCCGCCCGTTCCAGTCTCACCTTCGAATACAACCACCAGCTCGTCGGCGGCGCTGCGATCGACGCCGTGGGCAAGGCCCTCCCCGCTGAAACCGTCGCCGCCTGTGAAGCCAGCGATGCCATCCTGTTCGGCTCCGTCGGTGGCCCGAAATGGGAAAAGCTGCCCCCGAACGAGCAGCCCGAGCGCGGTGCCCTGCTCCCGTTGAGAAAACATTTCGGCCTCTTTGCCAACCTGCGCCCCGGCATCTGCCACCCTGCCCTGACTTCCTCCTCCCCCATCCGCCCCGACCTCGTCCAAGGCGGCTTCGACGTGCTCTGTGTGCGTGAACTCACCGGCGGCATGTACTTCGGCCAGCCGAAAAGCCGCACCGTGCTCCCCGATGGCGACATCGAGGTCATCGACACGATGGTGTATAAAAAGAGCGAGATCGTCCGCATCGCGCACGTCGCCTTCAAAGCCGCGCAACTCCGCCGCAAACACGTCACCAGCGTCGATAAAGCCAACGTCCTCACCAATTCCGTCCTCTGGCGCGAAACGATGGTCGAAGTCGCCAAGGAATACCCCGACGTCACCCTCGCGCATCTCTATGTCGATAACGCCGCCATGCAGCTCATCAAAGCGCCGCGCAGCTTCGACGTGCTCGTCACCGAAAACCTCTTTGGCGACATTCTCAGCGACGAAATGGCCATGATCTGCGGCTCCCTCGGCATGCTCGCCAGCGCCAGCCTCGGCAAACCGAAAGGCGACGGCCTCTACTTCGGCCTCTTCGAGCCTTCCGGCGGCACCGCCCCCGACATCGCCGGCATGGGCATCGCCAATCCCATCGCCCAGATCCTCTCCGTCGCCCTCCTCCTGCGTTTCTCCCTCGGCCTCGAAAAAGAAGCCCTTCAGATCGAAACCGCCGTCAAAAAAGTCATCGACGCCGGCCTCCGCACCGGAGACATCTTCAGCGGCGCTCCTGGCACCAAGAAGGTCAACACCAAGGAGATTGGCGAAGCGATCATCGCGGCGCTGTGA
- the rpsO gene encoding 30S ribosomal protein S15 — MSEATLPDSTSFKIHDKDTGSADVQVALLTKRINDLTQHLAAHQKDHSTRRGLLQMVARRRKLLDYLKLTAVERYQKLLKSLNLRR; from the coding sequence ATGAGCGAAGCAACCCTCCCCGATTCCACCTCCTTCAAGATCCACGACAAGGACACCGGCAGCGCCGACGTCCAGGTGGCCCTCTTGACGAAGCGAATCAACGATCTGACGCAGCACCTCGCCGCGCATCAGAAAGATCATTCCACACGTCGCGGCCTCCTTCAGATGGTCGCACGTCGTCGCAAGCTGCTGGACTACCTGAAGCTGACCGCTGTAGAACGTTACCAGAAGCTGCTCAAGAGCCTGAATCTGCGCCGCTAA